A genome region from Anolis carolinensis isolate JA03-04 chromosome 6, rAnoCar3.1.pri, whole genome shotgun sequence includes the following:
- the LOC100567281 gene encoding zinc finger protein with KRAB and SCAN domains 1 gives MATDVETRLLLARRVKMEPNTEEIDNSIKLAELPNLVQCGTIGDLLHDIAPQQSPPGPSQCWEEAWKQVLEALDAESLPHVQSCESEGTEGADSSQKGLKGEDASEEHVSDSSLSPSLENMWMLQFHLGDDIESCLESFEQAAKAHHWPKEEWVAHLKPHLSPKAFLACCDVAGDYNIVKASILRHHGITPEIQWQCFRQYRYSKFKGPREAYRKLRALAWRWLKDLTKEQVLEQLILEQFLAILPPEMQSWVRRCGPETCAQAVDLAEGFQLGKKPPVPFKDVSVKFSDAEWTLLSDKQRTLYQDVMLENFQNVSSLGFPREKYKLIVPIKKGGELDFQDDAERGYFLEREVTGNLLLPVSKEYCMEKKNISKKMKKLTEKTQEHSGQVQLFGNESSSPETQPLSQSPTKVPSVKTQPTKRRTSSPKGRKHQKKERWPPTPEEPASKRKQSPLSLPREAPDKQELSDDAISTHDQEPEDVAISTPKSCKRKKGTPPQSGPPKLKKQAVPIGKHSKMKKKSKTQEEPHESQEKFPVPEKTSPRKKSQRQQEAQQAPSSPDENAKPHKVTTAGVTWHPPFSATVASDLTCLECGRSFRQRADLRHHQYVHTREKPYACSMCSKCFRHPSHLHIHQRTHSGERPYKCPECGKTFSQSCNLRTHRQIHTGRKPFQCSVCNKCFYHRSNLTIHKRVHTGERPYSCSVCPKSFSDRSTLVQHERTHTGERPYACLVCKQRFSQMSHLTKHRRVHQDARGKPKTKPTGVLAPSPPKNCMSQPSGKDGSFKKTEAKQGQNNLASISKTLVSSSSKDRLPQNKVAT, from the exons ATGGCCACTGATGTGGAGACCAGATTGCTCCTGGCCAGACGGGTCAAGATGGAGCCCAATACTGAGGAGATAGACAATTCTATCAAACTGGCTGAGCTGCCAAACTTGGTGCAATGTGGAACCATTGGGGATCTGCTCCATGACATAGCACCCCAGCAGTCACCTCCAGGACCCTCTCAGTGCTGGGAGGAGGCTTGGAAGCAAGTCCTAGAAGCATTGGATGCCGAGTCTTTGCCACATGTTCAGAGCTGTGAAAGTGAAGGAACTGAAGGAGCTGACAGCTCTCAGAAGGGCTTAAAAGGAGAAGATGCATCAGAGGAACATGTCTCAGACTCCAGCTTATCTCCTTCCCTGGAAAACATGTGGATGCTTCAGTTCCATCTGGGAGATGATATTGAATCCTGCCTGGAGAGCTTTGAACAGGCAGCCAAGGCCCATCACTGGCCCAAAGAAGAATGGGTAGCCCATCTGAAGCCTCATCTTAGCCCCAAAGCTTTCCTAGCCTGCTGCGATGTAGCTGGAGACTACAACATAGTGAAGGCCAGCATCTTGCGCCACCATGGCATCACTCCAGAGATCCAGTGGCAGTGTTTCAGGCAGTACCGTTACTCCAAATTTAAAGGGCCCAGAGAAGCATACCGGAAGCTCCGGGCCCTTGCGTGGCGCTGGTTAAAGGACCTCACCAAAGAGCAGGTCCTGGAGCAACTCATCCTGGAGCAGTTTCTGGCCATTCTGCCACCAGAAATGCAAAGCTGGGTCAGGCGATGCGGTCCGGAAACATGTGCCCAGGCAGTGGACCTTGCTGAAGGTTTTCAACTGGGTAAGAAG CCACCAGTACCATTCAAAGATGTCTCTGTGAAGTTCTCTGATGCAGAGTGGACCTTATTATCAGATAAGCAACGAACATTGTATCAGGACGTCATGCTGGAAaattttcagaatgtgtcctCTTTGG GATTTCCTCGAGAGAAATACAAGTTAATTGTTCCGATAAAGAAAGGGGGAGAACTGGATTTTCAGGATGATGCTGAAAGAGGATATTTCCTAGAGAGAGAAGTCACAG GAAATTTGCTGCTTCCAGTTTCTAAAGAATATTGTATGGAAAAGAAGAACATTTCCAAGAAAATgaagaaactgacagaaaaaacTCAAGAGCACTCAGGCCAAGTCCAGTTGTTTGGCAATGAGTCCTCCAGCCCCGAGACACAGCCTCTCTCTCAGAGCCCTACAAAGGTGCCCTCAGTCAAGACCCAACCCACAAAAAGGCGAACATCATCTCCAAAGGGTAGAAAACATCAAAAGAAGGAACGGTGGCCACCAACCCCAGAGGAGCCTGCTTCCAAGAGAAAGCAGTCTCCACTCTCATTGCCGAGAGAAGCACCTGACAAGCAGGAATTGAGTGATGATGCCATTTCAACCCACGACCAGGAACCTGAAGATGTTGCCATTTCAACCCCAAAGTCCTGCAAACGAAAGAAGGGAACGCCACCACAGAGTGGGCCACCAAAACTAAAGAAGCAAGCAGTGCCAATAGGAAAGCACTCGAAGATGAAGAAGAAATCTAAGACTCAGGAAGAGCCCCATGAATCGCAGGAGAAATTTCCAGTGCCAGAGAAGACTTCTCCTCGCAAGAAGAGTCAAAGGCAGCAAGAGGCACAGCAGGCACCATCATCCCCGGATGAAAATGCAAAGCCCCACAAAGTCACCACTGCAGGTGTCACGTGGCATCCACCCTTCAGTGCCACTGTTGCCTCCGACCTCACCTGTCTGGAATGTGGGCGATCATTCAGGCAGAGGGCCGACCTGCGCCACCACCAGTATGTGCACACGAGGGAGAAGCCCTACGCCTGCAGCATGTGCAGCAAATGTTTCCGGCACCCCAGCCACCTCCACATCCACCAGCGTACGCATAGTGGGGAGCGGCCTTACAAGTGCCCTGAGTGTGGGAAGACTTTCTCCCAGAGCTGCAACCTGCGGACGCACCGGCAGATCCACACCGGCAGGAAGCCCTTCCAGTGCTCCGTCTGCAACAAGTGCTTCTACCACCGGTCCAACCTCACCATCCACAAGCGCGTGCATACTGGGGAGCGGCCCTATTCCTGCTCCGTCTGCCCAAAGAGCTTCAGTGACCGGTCCACCCTGGTGCAGCACGAGCGCACGCACACCGGGGAGAGGCCCTACGCCTGCCTTGTTTGCAAGCAGAGATTCAGCCAAATGTCACACCTTACAAAGCACAGGCGGGTGCATCAGGACGCCAGGGGCAAGCCCAAGACAAAGCCCACCGGGGTGCTTGCCCCAAGCCCCCCAAAGAATTGCATGTCACAGCCCAGTGGAAAAGATGGTTCCTTCAAAAAGACAGAGGCCAAGCAGGGCCAGAACAATCTCGCCTCAATCTCAAAAACGTTGGTTTCCTCATCCTCCAAAGATAGGCTTCCACAGAACAAAGTTGCCACATGA